GAGTGTTATTGCGGTAAATATAAAAAGATTAAACATAAAGGGATTGTGTGTGATCGTTGTGGAGTAGAGGTTACGCTTTCTAAGGTACGACGAGAAAGAATGGCTCATATCGAATTAGCTGTTCCTATCGTTCATATCTGGTTTTTCAAAACAACTCCTTCTAGAATTGGGAACGTATTAGGAATGACCGCTTCGGATTTGGAGCGGGTAATTTATTACGAAGAATATGTTGTTATCGATCCGGGTAACACAGATCTTGTGAAGAAACAGCTTCTTAATGATGCAAAATATCGAGAAGTTGTTGAGAAATGGGGTAAAGATGCTTTCGTTGCCAAAATGGGAGGAGAGGCCGTTTATGATCTTCTGAAATCAGAAGATTTAGAAAGTCTCTTGGGAGAGCTGAAAGATCGTTTAAGAAAAACAAAATCTCAACAAGCAAGAATGAAGCTTGCTAAACGTTTGAAGATTGTAGAAGGATTTGTATCTTCTTCTAATCGCCCAGAGTGGATGGTTTTGAAAAATATTCCTGTTGTTCCTCCTGATCTTCGTCCTTTAGTTCCCTTAGATGGGGGGCGTTTTGCGACTTCTGATCTGAATGATTTATATCGTAGGGTTATTAATCGAAATAATCGCTTGAAGGCTATTTTGCGATTAAAAACTCCGGAAGTCATCGTTCGTAATGAAAAACGAATGCTGCAAGAAGCTGTGGACGCTTTGTTTGATAATGGACGTCATGGGCATCCTGTTATGGGAGCAGGAAATAGACCCCTTAAGTCTCTTTCTGAGATGTTGAAAGGGAAGAATGGTCGTTTCCGACAAAATTTATTAGGTAAACGAGTGGATTATTCAGGGCGATCTGTGATTATTGTCGGTCCTGAGTTGAAATTCAATCAGTGTGGATTACCAAAAGAAATGGCGTTAGAGCTGTTTGAGCCTTTTATTATCAAACGGCTGAAAGACCAAGGAAGTGTTTATACTATTCGTTCTGCGAAAAAAATGATTCAACGGGGAGCTCCAGAGGTTTGGGATGTTCTTGAAGAAATTATCAAAGGGCATCCAGTCTTGTTGAACCGAGCTCCTACTTTGCATCGGTTGGGGATACAAGCTTTTGAGCCTGTGTTAATCGAAGGAAAGGCTATTCGAGTTCATCCGTTGGTATGTGCAGCCTTCAATGCTGACTTCGACGGAGACCAAATGGCTGTTCACGTCCCGTTGTCGATAGAAGCTCAGTTAGAAGCTAAAGTTTTGATGATGGCCCCGGATAATATTTTCTTGCCTTCTTCGGGAAAACCTGTTGCAACGCCTTCCAAAGATATGACGTTGGGTATTTACTACTTGATGGCTGATCCGACATATTTCCCAGAGGAACATGGTGGAAAGACTAAGGTATTTAAGGATGAGGTAGAGGTTCTTCGGGCTTTGAATGCAGGAGGGTTTATTCTCAAGGATGAGATATGTGGTTCTCGTCGGGACGAAACTGGACGGGGGATTCATATTCATGAAAAAATTAAAGTCCGAATTGATGGTCAAATTATTGAGACTACGCCTGGTCGTGTATTCTTTAATACGATTGTTCCTAAAGAACTTGGTTTCCAAAATTATAGTATGCCAAGTAAGCGTATCAGTGAATTGATTTTGCAATGCTATAAGAAGGTGGGCTTAGAGGCTACTGTACGGTTTCTGGATGATCTGAAAGAGTTAGGTTTTGTACAATCTACGAAAGCTGCGATTTCTATGGGATTGAAAGATGTTAAAATTCCTGAAATCAAGAAAGAAATTTTGAAAGAGGCTTACGATAAGGTTGCTGTTGTCAAGAAACAGTATGAGGACGGTATTATCACCGACGGGGAACGTCATTCTAAGACGATTAGTATTTGGACTGAGGTTTCTGATCTTTTATCTAATGCTTTATATTCTGAAATCAAGAAGCAAACCAACAGCAAACATAATCCGCTGTTCTTGATGATTGATTCCGGAGCCCGAGGGAATAAATCTCAGTTGAAACAGTTAGGGGCTTTGCGAGGGTTAATGGCTAAACCTAACGGGGCTATTATTGAATCCCCAATTACTTCAAATTTCCGAGAAGGTTTAACTGTACTTGAGTATTCCATTTCTTCTCACGGAGCTAGAAAAGGGTTGGCAGATACTGCGCTTAAAACAGCAGATTCTGGATATTTGACTCGTCGTTTAGTGGATGTTGCCCAAGATGTTATTATTACAGAGAAGGATTGCGGTACTTTGAATCATATTGAGGTATCAACCATTCGTCAGGGCTCTGAAGAACTTTTGCCTTTAAAAGATCGAATTTATGGGCGTACTGTTTCCGAGAATGTTTACCAACCTGGGGATAAAAGTAACGTTTTAGCTTATGCGGGGGATGTATTAACTTCTGCGCAAGCTGAAGCTATTGATGATGCTGGTATCGAGAATGTGAAGATTCGTTCTACACTTACTTGTGAGAGTCGTCGAGGGGTTTGTGCTAAATGTTATGGTTTGAACCTTGCCAACGGTCGTCTGATTGGATTAGGAGAAGCTGTCGGTATTATTGCCGCACAGTCGATTGGAGAGCCAGGAACTCAGTTAACAATGAGAACTTTCCACCTCGGGGGGATAGCTGCGACGTCCTCGACTCCAGAAATTGTTGCCGAATGTGATGGAATTCTTGTTTATTTAGATTTACGTGTTGTTGTGGATCAAGAGGGTAATAATCTTGTTCTTAACAAGATGGGAGCGCTTCATTTAGTTCGGGATGAAGGTCGAAGTCTGAATGAGTATAAGAAGCTTTTAAGTACGAAGTCCATCGAAAGCTTAGCAACATTCCCAGTAGAATTAGGAGCTAAGATTTTAGTTAATGATGGTGCTGCTGTTACTACTGGACAGAGGATTGCTGAGGTAGAGCTTCATAATATTCCTATCATTTGTGATAAGCCAGGATTTGTTCATTATGAAGATTTAGTGGAAGGAGTTTCTACAGAGAAGGTCACGAACAAGAATACAGGGCTTGTTGAGTTGATCGTAAAACAGCATAGAGGGGAATTACATCCTCAGATTGCTATATATGCTGATGCTAATATGAAAGAGTTAGTTGGTACGTATGCTATTCCTTCCGGAGCTATTATCTCTGTTGAAGAAGGGCAACGTATTGCTCCAGGGATGCTGTTAGCAAGATTGCCTAGAGGAGCAATTAAGACTAAAGATATTACCGGAGGTTTACCAAGAGTTGCAGAATTAGTAGAGGCTCGTAAGCCTGAAGATGCTGCTGATATTGCTAAAATTGATGGGGTTGTTGATTTCAAAGGTATTCAGAAGAACAAGCGAATTTTAGTTGTTAGGGATGAGATCACGGGAATGGAAGAGGAGCATCTGATTTCTCTGACTAAACACTTGATCGTTCAAAGAGGAGACAGCGTAATCAAGGGGCAGCAGTTGACTGATGGTCTAGTTGTTCCACATGAGATCCTTGAGATTTGTGGGGTTCGTGAATTACAAAAATATTTGGTTAATGAAGTTCAGGAAGTGTACCGTCTACAAGGCGTAGACATTAATGACAAACATATCGAGATTATTGTTCGTCAGATGTTACAAAAAGTACGCATTACTGATCCGGGTGACACAACGTTGTTGTTTGGGGAAGATGTAGACAAGAAAGAGTTTTATGAAGAAAACCGTCGTACGGAAGAAGATGGTGGGAAGCCTGCGCAAGCTGTTCCCGTACTGTTAGGAATCACTAAAGCTTCTTTGGGAACAGAGTCCTTTATTTCGGCAGCCTCATTCCAAGATACGACTAGGGTGTTAACAGATGCTGCTTGTAGTAGTAAGACGGACTATCTGTTAGGGTTCAAAGAAAATGTAATCATGGGACATATGATTCCTGGTGGTACAGGGTTTGATACGCATAAACGTATTAAACAACATCTTGAGAAAGAGCAAGAAGACCTGATCTTTGATTTCGATAGTGAGTTTGAGTCTGTAGCCGGTTAGTAGCCTACTGAAAAAACTTATAAAAGAGGGGGATTATGGTTTATAACCCTCTTGAATAGTATCGTTTTTTTTGATAGGCTTCACTCAAAGTCAAAAATTGACAAGGTGTTTATGTCTAGCCAGTTCGATCAGCTTAAGCTTTGGAGTGTCCTTGTTGCGGATACCGGGGATCCTGCTGTAATTAAAACATTGGAAGTTCAGGATGCAACAACAAATCCTTCTTTAATTTTAAAAGTTGCCCAGGAGCCCAAGTACCAGTCGATGTTAACAGAAGCGATCGCTTGGGGAATTCGACAGAACGGCGATGATGTCCAGACTCTGGCTTTTGTTTTAGATAAGATTCAGGTGAATCTGGGCCTGGAGATTTTAAAGCGTGTTCCTGGTCGAGTGTCGTTAGAGATTGATGCTCGGCTTTCTTTTAACACAGAGGCAATGGTTCAGCGAGCTGTTTTCTTGTCCCAACTTTTTGAGAAGATGGGGGGAGATAAGAAGCGTTTGTTGATTAAAATCCCTGGGACTTGGGAGGGTATTCGTGCTGCGGAGTTGTTAGAGAAACAAGGAATTGCTTGCAATGTGACTTTGATTTTTAGTCTTGTACAAGCTATTGCAGCAGCAAAAGCAAAGGTGACGTTGGTATCACCTTTTGTTGGTCGTATTTATGATTGGTGGATAGCTGCTTATGGTGCAGAAGGATACTCTATTGAGGCTGATCCTGGAGTTGCTTCAGTAGCCAATATCTATTCTTATTACAAAAAATTTGATATTCCGACTCAGGTTATGGCCGCTTCTTTTAGAACAAAAGAGCAGGTTCTTGCTTTGGCAGGGTGTGATTTTTTGACTATTTCTCCTAAGTTATTAGAGGAGTTAAAAAAAGAGCAACAGCCTGTGGAAAGAAAATTAAGTGTTGAAGAGGCTAAAAAGCTAGATATTCAGCCAGTAGAGTTGTCCGAAAGTGTATTTCGATTCTTAATGAATGAGGATGCTATGGCAACCGAGAAATTAGCTGAGGGTATTAGGCTTTTTTCTGGAGATACTCAGATTTTAGAATCTGCGGTTACGGAGTTTATCAAGCAGATCGCTGCTCAGAATGCATAGTCTTGCTAGGGATATAAGAGTAGCTTCGCTGTTTTAATAAAAAGGATGTCATGAAAAA
This genomic stretch from Chlamydia sp. harbors:
- the rpoC gene encoding DNA-directed RNA polymerase subunit beta', producing MFKEGSRDDAALVKEGLFDKLEIGIASDVTIRDKWSCGEIKKPETINYRTFKPEKGGLFCEKIFGPTKDWECYCGKYKKIKHKGIVCDRCGVEVTLSKVRRERMAHIELAVPIVHIWFFKTTPSRIGNVLGMTASDLERVIYYEEYVVIDPGNTDLVKKQLLNDAKYREVVEKWGKDAFVAKMGGEAVYDLLKSEDLESLLGELKDRLRKTKSQQARMKLAKRLKIVEGFVSSSNRPEWMVLKNIPVVPPDLRPLVPLDGGRFATSDLNDLYRRVINRNNRLKAILRLKTPEVIVRNEKRMLQEAVDALFDNGRHGHPVMGAGNRPLKSLSEMLKGKNGRFRQNLLGKRVDYSGRSVIIVGPELKFNQCGLPKEMALELFEPFIIKRLKDQGSVYTIRSAKKMIQRGAPEVWDVLEEIIKGHPVLLNRAPTLHRLGIQAFEPVLIEGKAIRVHPLVCAAFNADFDGDQMAVHVPLSIEAQLEAKVLMMAPDNIFLPSSGKPVATPSKDMTLGIYYLMADPTYFPEEHGGKTKVFKDEVEVLRALNAGGFILKDEICGSRRDETGRGIHIHEKIKVRIDGQIIETTPGRVFFNTIVPKELGFQNYSMPSKRISELILQCYKKVGLEATVRFLDDLKELGFVQSTKAAISMGLKDVKIPEIKKEILKEAYDKVAVVKKQYEDGIITDGERHSKTISIWTEVSDLLSNALYSEIKKQTNSKHNPLFLMIDSGARGNKSQLKQLGALRGLMAKPNGAIIESPITSNFREGLTVLEYSISSHGARKGLADTALKTADSGYLTRRLVDVAQDVIITEKDCGTLNHIEVSTIRQGSEELLPLKDRIYGRTVSENVYQPGDKSNVLAYAGDVLTSAQAEAIDDAGIENVKIRSTLTCESRRGVCAKCYGLNLANGRLIGLGEAVGIIAAQSIGEPGTQLTMRTFHLGGIAATSSTPEIVAECDGILVYLDLRVVVDQEGNNLVLNKMGALHLVRDEGRSLNEYKKLLSTKSIESLATFPVELGAKILVNDGAAVTTGQRIAEVELHNIPIICDKPGFVHYEDLVEGVSTEKVTNKNTGLVELIVKQHRGELHPQIAIYADANMKELVGTYAIPSGAIISVEEGQRIAPGMLLARLPRGAIKTKDITGGLPRVAELVEARKPEDAADIAKIDGVVDFKGIQKNKRILVVRDEITGMEEEHLISLTKHLIVQRGDSVIKGQQLTDGLVVPHEILEICGVRELQKYLVNEVQEVYRLQGVDINDKHIEIIVRQMLQKVRITDPGDTTLLFGEDVDKKEFYEENRRTEEDGGKPAQAVPVLLGITKASLGTESFISAASFQDTTRVLTDAACSSKTDYLLGFKENVIMGHMIPGGTGFDTHKRIKQHLEKEQEDLIFDFDSEFESVAG
- the tal gene encoding transaldolase, whose translation is MSSQFDQLKLWSVLVADTGDPAVIKTLEVQDATTNPSLILKVAQEPKYQSMLTEAIAWGIRQNGDDVQTLAFVLDKIQVNLGLEILKRVPGRVSLEIDARLSFNTEAMVQRAVFLSQLFEKMGGDKKRLLIKIPGTWEGIRAAELLEKQGIACNVTLIFSLVQAIAAAKAKVTLVSPFVGRIYDWWIAAYGAEGYSIEADPGVASVANIYSYYKKFDIPTQVMAASFRTKEQVLALAGCDFLTISPKLLEELKKEQQPVERKLSVEEAKKLDIQPVELSESVFRFLMNEDAMATEKLAEGIRLFSGDTQILESAVTEFIKQIAAQNA